From a region of the Corallococcus coralloides DSM 2259 genome:
- a CDS encoding tetratricopeptide repeat protein, giving the protein MSRSLLLASFNEGVHRSMAGNHEAAVQSFDQVLAVDPRHFPALTAKAFALKQLGRNEEALKGFQRAIELDPSAADPHREAALCQLELGEPEAASLLMHRAVQLNPTPGYREAAAIEVYHLGNTLLTQGRRPDKARYRLARQVFELALELSPAYVEAAKALADVWEHLGDPTQREHYTQLATRLRPASS; this is encoded by the coding sequence ATGTCCAGGTCGTTGCTGTTGGCGTCGTTCAACGAGGGCGTCCACCGTTCCATGGCCGGCAACCACGAGGCCGCGGTCCAGTCGTTCGATCAGGTCCTCGCCGTGGATCCACGCCACTTCCCCGCGCTCACCGCGAAGGCCTTCGCCCTCAAACAGCTGGGGCGCAACGAGGAGGCCCTCAAGGGCTTCCAGCGCGCCATCGAGCTGGACCCGTCCGCGGCGGACCCCCACCGCGAGGCCGCGCTCTGCCAGCTGGAGCTGGGCGAGCCGGAGGCCGCCTCCCTCCTGATGCACCGGGCGGTTCAACTCAACCCCACCCCCGGCTACCGTGAGGCCGCCGCCATCGAGGTCTACCACCTGGGTAACACGCTGCTGACCCAGGGCCGGCGGCCAGACAAGGCCCGCTACCGGCTGGCCCGTCAGGTCTTCGAACTGGCGCTGGAGCTGTCGCCCGCCTACGTGGAGGCGGCCAAGGCCCTGGCGGACGTGTGGGAGCACCTGGGCGACCCTACCCAGCGGGAGCACTACACCCAGCTGGCGACCCGGCTGCGCCCCGCCTCCTCCTGA
- a CDS encoding prephenate dehydratase codes for MADAAPRRIAFQGERGAYGDEATGALFGASVTRIPCPTFRAVFEAVAEGTVDGGVVPMESALAGPVAEVVDLLLEFTPALSGELRLPVRHCLLAPPGRTLEGLTRALSHPQALAQCGGWLRKHHLHPVPEANTAVAARRVAQEALEGTAAIASRTAAELYGLTVLAEGIADSPDNATRFLAVGPAVPPNLGSRWKTSLVLTLDNGPGALAGVLTAFATHGVNVARLESRPGGVRAWDYRWCLDVEGAVDTAPVKAALDEARSACTSLRVLGSYALSD; via the coding sequence ATGGCTGACGCCGCCCCCCGCCGCATCGCCTTCCAGGGTGAGCGCGGCGCGTACGGCGACGAAGCCACGGGCGCCCTCTTCGGCGCCTCCGTGACGCGCATCCCCTGCCCCACCTTCCGCGCCGTCTTCGAGGCCGTGGCCGAAGGCACGGTGGACGGCGGCGTGGTGCCCATGGAGAGCGCGCTCGCGGGACCGGTGGCGGAGGTGGTGGATCTGCTCCTGGAGTTCACCCCGGCCCTCTCCGGAGAGCTGCGCCTGCCCGTGCGTCACTGCCTGCTCGCGCCGCCGGGCCGCACGCTGGAGGGCCTCACGCGCGCGCTGTCGCATCCACAGGCGCTGGCGCAGTGCGGAGGCTGGCTGCGAAAGCACCACCTGCACCCCGTGCCCGAGGCGAACACCGCCGTGGCGGCGCGGCGCGTGGCACAGGAGGCGCTGGAGGGCACGGCGGCCATCGCCAGCCGGACCGCGGCGGAGCTCTACGGCCTCACCGTGCTGGCGGAAGGCATCGCGGACTCGCCGGACAACGCCACCCGGTTCCTCGCGGTGGGCCCGGCCGTGCCGCCCAATCTCGGTTCGCGGTGGAAGACGTCCCTGGTGCTCACGCTCGACAACGGCCCTGGCGCGCTCGCGGGCGTGCTCACGGCCTTCGCCACGCACGGGGTGAACGTCGCGCGGCTGGAGTCGAGGCCCGGCGGCGTCCGCGCCTGGGACTACCGCTGGTGCCTGGACGTGGAGGGCGCGGTGGACACCGCACCCGTGAAGGCGGCCCTGGACGAAGCCCGGAGCGCATGCACATCGCTCCGGGTGCTGGGCAGCTACGCGCTCAGCGACTGA
- a CDS encoding bifunctional chorismate mutase/prephenate dehydratase encodes MADIPSLETLRTQIERIDEDVLDALQRRMALADDVARAKLVTAWPFRDPQREDLLLRKLRGRAAERGLDPHEVERLYRVILDMSVARQQALVTRLDTTPLRVGYLGVEGSYSHLAARQRYGHRPGGVLLTGFDTARQAVEALKQSEQDVLLLPIENTTAGSMNETYDVLAAGDGVITGEVVSQVDHRLLGVKGAKLEDLREVLSHPQALAQCEDFLRTHVPWARAVLGPDTAVAAQMVADRNDRTVAAIASESAAGRFGLVVLASDLQPGSDFTRFVEVSRQPTPLAPDVPCKTSLLVVLEHRPGALGQVLQRLTQRGVNLSKLESRPIPGAPWKYRFYLDVEGHAASASVTAALEDLRPLTSSLRVLGTYPRAEPIDG; translated from the coding sequence ATGGCGGACATCCCCTCCCTGGAGACCCTGCGGACCCAAATCGAACGCATCGACGAGGACGTCCTCGATGCGCTCCAGCGGCGCATGGCCCTGGCCGACGACGTAGCGCGCGCCAAGCTGGTGACGGCCTGGCCCTTCCGGGACCCGCAGCGCGAGGACCTGCTCCTGCGCAAGCTGCGCGGCCGGGCAGCGGAGCGAGGCCTGGATCCGCACGAAGTGGAGCGCCTCTACCGCGTCATCCTGGACATGTCCGTAGCCCGACAGCAGGCCCTGGTCACCCGCCTGGACACCACGCCCCTGCGCGTGGGCTACCTGGGCGTCGAGGGCTCCTACAGCCACCTGGCCGCCCGCCAGCGCTACGGCCACCGGCCGGGCGGCGTGCTCCTCACCGGCTTCGACACCGCCCGCCAGGCCGTGGAGGCCCTCAAGCAGAGCGAGCAGGACGTGCTGCTCCTGCCCATCGAGAACACCACCGCCGGCAGCATGAATGAGACGTACGACGTGCTCGCCGCGGGCGACGGCGTCATCACCGGCGAGGTGGTGAGCCAGGTGGACCACCGGCTGCTGGGCGTGAAGGGCGCGAAGCTGGAGGACCTGCGCGAGGTGCTGTCGCATCCGCAGGCGCTGGCGCAGTGCGAGGACTTCCTGCGCACGCACGTGCCCTGGGCCCGCGCCGTGCTTGGGCCAGACACCGCCGTCGCCGCGCAGATGGTCGCGGATCGCAACGACAGGACCGTGGCCGCCATCGCCAGCGAGTCCGCGGCGGGCCGCTTCGGGCTCGTGGTGCTCGCCAGCGACCTGCAGCCCGGCTCGGACTTCACGCGCTTCGTGGAGGTGTCGCGCCAGCCCACGCCGCTCGCGCCGGACGTGCCGTGCAAGACGTCCCTGCTGGTGGTGCTGGAACACCGCCCCGGTGCGCTGGGCCAGGTGCTGCAGCGGCTCACGCAGCGCGGGGTGAACCTCTCCAAGCTGGAGTCGCGCCCCATCCCGGGCGCGCCGTGGAAGTACCGCTTCTATCTGGACGTGGAGGGCCACGCCGCGTCCGCCTCGGTGACGGCGGCGCTGGAGGACCTGCGCCCGCTCACGTCGTCGCTGCGCGTGCTGGGCACGTACCCACGCGCGGAGCCCATCGATGGCTGA
- a CDS encoding DUF4291 domain-containing protein, translating into MSAAREVRADFDRASIVVYQAYSDAIADVAVKQQKFGPPFSVGRMTWIKPSFLWLMHRSNWGRKSGQERTLAVRIKRSGWEEALSSGVLTGFEPKAHGSPDAWRKAFDTAPVHIQWDPERSLRGAGLPHDSIQVGLSRAVIQRFVDDWTVSITDLTPLVQKLRKHLDDGRADQATRHLPKESVYPVPSDLARRLGM; encoded by the coding sequence ATGAGCGCAGCCCGCGAAGTCCGCGCCGACTTCGACCGAGCCTCCATCGTCGTGTATCAGGCCTACTCGGACGCCATCGCCGACGTGGCCGTGAAGCAGCAGAAGTTCGGCCCGCCGTTCTCCGTGGGCCGGATGACGTGGATCAAACCCAGCTTCCTGTGGCTCATGCACCGCTCCAACTGGGGCAGGAAGAGCGGCCAGGAGCGCACGCTCGCGGTGCGCATCAAACGCTCCGGCTGGGAGGAGGCCCTGTCCTCCGGCGTCCTCACCGGCTTCGAGCCGAAGGCCCACGGCTCGCCGGACGCGTGGCGCAAGGCCTTCGACACCGCGCCCGTCCACATCCAGTGGGACCCGGAGCGCAGCTTGCGCGGCGCGGGCCTGCCCCACGACAGCATCCAGGTGGGGTTGAGCCGCGCCGTCATCCAGCGCTTCGTGGATGACTGGACCGTGTCCATCACCGACCTCACGCCCCTGGTCCAGAAGCTGCGCAAGCACCTGGACGACGGCCGCGCGGATCAGGCCACGCGCCACCTGCCGAAGGAGTCCGTCTACCCGGTCCCTTCGGACCTCGCCCGGCGCCTGGGGATGTGA
- a CDS encoding EVE domain-containing protein: protein MATPRYWLIKSEPSVYAYAKLEEDGRTEWTGVRSFEARNNIRAMTPGDLCLYYHSNEDKAVVGVACVLSKPGPDPTAPGEDWASVDVGPVVAFTTPVTLATIKATPALKDFPLITRSRLSVTPTPVEHFELVLKMGKTKLPATSAAKPRPKPKAKPRARP from the coding sequence ATGGCGACTCCGCGGTACTGGTTGATCAAGAGCGAGCCCTCCGTCTACGCGTACGCGAAGCTGGAGGAGGACGGCAGGACGGAGTGGACGGGCGTGCGCAGCTTCGAGGCGCGCAACAACATCCGGGCCATGACGCCCGGGGACCTGTGCCTCTACTACCACTCCAATGAGGACAAGGCCGTCGTCGGCGTGGCGTGCGTCCTCTCCAAGCCGGGCCCGGACCCCACCGCCCCCGGCGAGGACTGGGCCTCCGTGGACGTGGGGCCCGTGGTCGCCTTCACCACGCCGGTGACGCTGGCCACCATCAAGGCCACGCCCGCGCTCAAGGACTTCCCGCTCATCACCCGCAGCCGCCTCAGCGTGACGCCCACCCCCGTGGAGCACTTCGAGCTCGTCCTCAAGATGGGCAAGACGAAGCTCCCGGCGACCTCCGCCGCCAAACCCAGGCCCAAGCCGAAAGCCAAACCCAGAGCCCGCCCATGA
- a CDS encoding WD40 repeat domain-containing protein: MKSSVPIITVDNAAHLTRVRQLGSPRVPFAGGQRLGFAPADNHLLATEESGVRLRWWKSLGVAEKTVSHGEVPLAEFKPGFLRDGSIVGIGAPVATAATPYRYRILALAVESGTLLHESALPCPVTCFGVRADGTALVLLDEGEAHLWNLETWQPMRNLRGISVSAQLKDCAFSPDGRYAAVVGTPHDGTSSGVWLWNLEDGTGPDHLSLSMPFAGSVAFHPSKPLLVVGGNSNEVDVVDVREFRITRTLKDFHCIPSNLDFSPEGDLLAAGGDGRGFAVHRFDTGERVFRHGDDNDLQTSDAVFSPDGRFIAWGQGDGTVGLWAVDPGS; this comes from the coding sequence ATGAAGTCCTCTGTGCCTATCATCACCGTGGACAATGCGGCGCACCTGACACGCGTGCGGCAATTGGGTTCACCTCGAGTCCCATTCGCCGGAGGGCAACGCCTTGGATTCGCTCCAGCTGACAATCACCTGCTTGCCACGGAAGAGTCTGGGGTGCGGTTGCGCTGGTGGAAGAGCCTTGGCGTGGCGGAGAAGACTGTCAGCCACGGCGAGGTCCCGCTGGCCGAGTTCAAGCCCGGCTTCCTCCGCGACGGCAGCATCGTGGGCATTGGCGCTCCTGTCGCAACGGCGGCCACACCGTATCGGTATCGAATCCTGGCCCTGGCTGTCGAAAGCGGAACACTTCTGCATGAGTCAGCGCTTCCCTGCCCTGTGACATGCTTTGGCGTCCGCGCGGACGGCACCGCACTGGTGCTGCTGGACGAAGGCGAAGCGCACTTGTGGAACCTGGAGACCTGGCAGCCGATGCGGAATCTTCGCGGCATCTCGGTTTCCGCCCAGTTGAAGGACTGCGCGTTCTCTCCAGATGGACGTTACGCCGCAGTGGTCGGAACTCCTCATGATGGGACGTCATCAGGTGTCTGGCTATGGAACCTGGAGGACGGCACCGGGCCTGACCATCTGTCTCTGTCGATGCCTTTCGCAGGGAGCGTCGCATTCCATCCATCGAAGCCCCTGCTGGTTGTGGGGGGAAATTCGAACGAGGTCGACGTGGTCGACGTGAGGGAGTTTCGCATCACGAGGACCCTCAAGGACTTCCACTGCATCCCCAGCAATCTCGACTTCAGCCCGGAGGGCGACTTGCTCGCAGCAGGCGGTGATGGCCGGGGCTTCGCCGTTCATCGGTTTGACACGGGGGAGAGGGTGTTTCGACACGGCGACGACAATGACCTGCAGACGAGTGATGCGGTCTTCTCACCCGATGGCCGCTTCATCGCCTGGGGTCAGGGGGACGGGACCGTGGGTCTGTGGGCTGTGGACCCCGGTTCTTGA
- a CDS encoding amylo-alpha-1,6-glucosidase, with protein MNEPAPALPRLSFDFPDGADFSNGVNHEWLLTNGRGGYASGTVVGCNTRRYHGLFIPTLEKLGRTVLMARLEETALVDGERYRLTSEEHGDGTALEDGARHLRHFHLEGLIPVWEYAVGRARLRRRCVMVHGEDTVFLAWEHLSGPEVTLHLRPYPVLRPHDGPLLKGVAEAIVTLRGPLVELRNGEDGPLQRMRLYSDGPTPYVSLAETSRPQHLRTEKARGYDFTEVQHSPGYFTATLKPGGTLYFGLTTQAPGHLLERTPKEVFERELGRQERLLERAPEHGRTGVPARLVLAADQFIIDPPRPADAAWARSMGLDARSVIAGYPWFTDWGRDTMISLDGLTLATGRYREAAAILRTFEHYVRDGLIPNYFPDGENEGVYHTADATLWFFHAVDRYLEETGDEALLRDLFPTLQDIVAHHQKGTRFHIGVDPADGLLRQGQEGYQLTWMDAKVEGWVVTPRRGKAVEINALWFNALRLMAGWAERLGLESGPYRAAAEKAQGSFNQRFWNEAGGCLYDVVDGEDGREDASVRPNQVFAISLKHPVLKRDKWAQVLEVVRRELVTPVGLRSLAPGSKDYKPKYDGDLRARDAAYHQGTVWGWLIGHYVDATLKVSPDIKAARALLAGMEDHLSHAGIGQISEIFDATEPYRPRGCFAQAWSVAEALRVFSKTNVG; from the coding sequence GTGAACGAACCAGCCCCTGCCCTGCCCCGCCTGTCCTTCGACTTCCCGGACGGCGCTGACTTCAGCAACGGCGTGAATCACGAGTGGCTCCTGACCAACGGCCGCGGAGGCTACGCCTCCGGCACGGTGGTGGGCTGCAACACGCGCCGCTATCACGGCCTGTTCATCCCCACGCTGGAGAAGCTGGGCCGCACGGTGCTGATGGCGCGGCTGGAGGAGACGGCGCTGGTGGACGGGGAGCGCTACCGGCTCACCTCCGAGGAGCACGGCGACGGCACCGCATTGGAGGACGGCGCGAGGCACCTGCGGCACTTCCACCTGGAGGGGCTGATTCCCGTCTGGGAGTACGCGGTGGGGCGCGCGCGGCTGAGGCGCCGCTGCGTGATGGTGCACGGCGAGGACACGGTGTTCCTCGCATGGGAGCACCTGTCCGGTCCGGAGGTGACCCTGCACCTGCGGCCATACCCGGTGCTGCGCCCACATGACGGGCCGCTGCTGAAGGGAGTGGCAGAGGCCATCGTCACGCTGCGCGGCCCGCTGGTGGAGCTGCGCAACGGCGAGGACGGTCCGCTTCAGCGGATGCGGCTGTATTCGGACGGGCCCACGCCGTATGTGAGCCTGGCGGAGACCTCCAGGCCCCAGCACCTGAGGACGGAGAAGGCGCGCGGCTACGACTTCACGGAGGTGCAGCACTCGCCGGGCTACTTCACGGCGACGCTGAAGCCCGGGGGCACCCTCTACTTCGGACTCACGACGCAGGCGCCGGGGCACCTGCTGGAGCGGACTCCCAAGGAGGTGTTCGAGCGGGAGCTGGGAAGACAGGAGCGCCTGTTGGAGCGCGCCCCGGAGCATGGGCGCACGGGGGTGCCGGCGCGGCTGGTGTTGGCGGCGGACCAGTTCATCATCGACCCGCCAAGGCCCGCGGACGCCGCGTGGGCGCGGTCGATGGGACTGGATGCAAGGAGCGTCATCGCGGGCTACCCGTGGTTCACGGACTGGGGCCGGGACACGATGATCAGCCTGGACGGGCTGACGCTGGCCACGGGGCGCTACCGCGAGGCGGCGGCCATCCTGCGCACGTTCGAGCACTACGTGCGGGACGGGCTGATTCCGAACTACTTCCCGGACGGAGAGAACGAGGGCGTCTACCACACGGCGGACGCGACGCTCTGGTTCTTCCACGCGGTGGACCGCTACCTGGAGGAGACGGGAGACGAAGCGCTGCTGCGGGACCTGTTCCCGACCTTGCAGGACATCGTGGCGCACCACCAGAAGGGCACGCGCTTCCACATCGGCGTGGATCCGGCGGACGGGCTCCTGCGGCAGGGGCAGGAGGGCTACCAGCTCACCTGGATGGACGCGAAGGTGGAGGGCTGGGTGGTGACGCCGCGCCGGGGCAAGGCGGTGGAGATCAACGCGCTGTGGTTCAACGCCCTGCGCCTGATGGCGGGCTGGGCGGAGCGGCTGGGGCTGGAATCAGGGCCGTACCGGGCCGCGGCGGAGAAGGCACAGGGCAGCTTCAACCAGCGCTTCTGGAACGAAGCGGGCGGGTGTCTCTACGACGTGGTGGACGGAGAGGACGGCCGCGAGGACGCGAGCGTGCGGCCGAACCAGGTCTTCGCCATCTCGCTGAAGCATCCGGTGCTCAAGCGAGACAAGTGGGCGCAGGTGCTGGAGGTGGTGCGTCGCGAGCTGGTGACGCCGGTGGGCCTGCGCAGCCTCGCGCCGGGGAGCAAGGACTACAAACCGAAGTACGACGGAGACCTGCGGGCCCGCGACGCGGCCTATCACCAGGGCACGGTGTGGGGCTGGCTCATCGGGCATTACGTAGATGCGACGTTGAAGGTCTCCCCAGACATCAAGGCCGCGAGGGCCCTGCTGGCTGGAATGGAGGACCACCTGTCGCACGCGGGCATCGGGCAGATCTCCGAAATCTTCGACGCGACGGAGCCCTACCGTCCGCGAGGCTGCTTCGCCCAGGCCTGGAGTGTCGCGGAGGCGCTGCGGGTGTTCAGCAAGACGAATGTGGGGTGA
- a CDS encoding phospholipase D-like domain-containing protein, whose protein sequence is MAIVKSSGISGRQHNLAEQVFSRAAGAPLVPGNDVRLLRDARENYPAWLRAIQQAERSILFENYIIEDDDVGRGFAEALAARARDGVQVRVLYDWLGCQGPASRSYWRFLREAGVEVRSFNPFQFDRPLAWLGRNHRKTLTVDGEVGFVSGLCVSHKWVGDAEKGVAPWRDTGLEIRGPAVADLVRAFAQGWSTVGPPLDEEGCLSARASTPMGDVNLRVVAGVPWSAGLFRVDQLIASLARKRLWLTDAYFVGTATYVQALRAASRDGVDVRLLVPGSSDIPALRPLTQAGYRPLLEAGIRVYEWNGTMLHAKTAVADGTWARVGSSNLNPASWLGNSEIDVAVEDAPFARCMEDMYLQDLEHATEVVLSGRARRMNAAPALPRSQRGTHGRRGSMSRAAAGAVRLGNTVGAAVTNHRELGRTESKVVFGAGVVPLALAGVALYWPHVVAVPAALVGAWAGIALWSRALRLRRQEVQGTEQQPLPEQEVPPRAVVQEPRALPEAHASHAPEAEPRQP, encoded by the coding sequence GTGGCCATCGTGAAGTCATCGGGCATCAGCGGCCGGCAGCACAACCTGGCCGAACAGGTCTTCTCCCGCGCCGCGGGCGCGCCGCTCGTGCCGGGCAACGACGTGCGGCTCTTGCGCGACGCGCGCGAGAACTACCCCGCGTGGCTGCGCGCCATCCAGCAGGCCGAGCGGTCCATCCTCTTCGAGAACTACATCATTGAAGACGATGACGTGGGCCGCGGCTTCGCGGAGGCGCTGGCTGCCCGCGCCCGCGACGGCGTGCAGGTCCGCGTCCTCTATGACTGGCTGGGCTGCCAGGGTCCCGCGTCCCGCAGCTACTGGCGCTTCCTGCGCGAGGCGGGCGTGGAGGTGCGCTCGTTCAATCCCTTCCAGTTCGACCGGCCCCTGGCGTGGCTGGGCCGCAACCACCGCAAGACGCTCACCGTGGACGGCGAGGTGGGCTTCGTCTCCGGCCTGTGCGTGAGCCACAAGTGGGTGGGGGACGCGGAGAAGGGCGTGGCCCCGTGGCGCGACACCGGCCTGGAGATTCGCGGCCCCGCCGTGGCGGACCTGGTTCGCGCCTTCGCCCAGGGGTGGAGCACCGTGGGCCCTCCTCTGGATGAAGAGGGCTGCCTGTCCGCTCGCGCCTCCACGCCCATGGGCGACGTGAACCTGCGCGTGGTGGCCGGCGTGCCCTGGAGCGCGGGCCTCTTCCGCGTGGACCAGCTCATCGCGTCGCTCGCGCGCAAGCGGCTGTGGCTCACCGACGCGTACTTCGTGGGCACCGCCACCTATGTGCAGGCGCTCCGGGCCGCGTCGCGCGACGGCGTGGACGTGCGGCTGCTCGTGCCCGGCAGCAGTGACATCCCCGCGCTGCGCCCGCTCACCCAGGCCGGCTACCGCCCGCTCCTGGAGGCTGGCATCCGCGTCTATGAATGGAATGGCACCATGCTCCACGCCAAGACGGCGGTGGCGGATGGCACCTGGGCGCGCGTCGGTTCGTCCAACCTCAACCCCGCGAGCTGGCTGGGCAACTCCGAGATCGACGTCGCCGTGGAGGACGCCCCCTTCGCCCGGTGCATGGAGGACATGTATCTCCAGGACCTGGAGCACGCGACGGAGGTGGTGCTCAGCGGAAGGGCGCGTCGCATGAACGCCGCGCCCGCGCTGCCTCGCTCGCAGCGGGGGACTCACGGCCGGCGGGGCAGCATGAGCCGCGCGGCCGCGGGCGCGGTGCGCCTGGGCAACACCGTGGGCGCCGCCGTCACCAACCACCGCGAATTGGGCCGCACCGAATCCAAGGTCGTCTTCGGCGCGGGCGTGGTGCCGCTGGCCCTGGCCGGCGTGGCGCTCTACTGGCCCCACGTCGTGGCCGTGCCGGCGGCGCTCGTGGGCGCGTGGGCGGGCATCGCCCTGTGGAGCCGGGCCCTGCGCCTGCGCCGCCAGGAGGTGCAGGGCACCGAACAGCAGCCGCTGCCGGAGCAGGAGGTTCCGCCGCGCGCCGTTGTCCAGGAGCCGCGCGCGCTGCCGGAGGCGCACGCCTCCCACGCACCGGAAGCCGAGCCCCGCCAGCCTTGA
- a CDS encoding polysaccharide biosynthesis/export family protein: protein MGMRRTGFWTVMGMLLLSGCAHQQTLKVDNADQPYRIGREDVLDVSVWRDSELSRTVPVRPDGFISIPMVGEIEAAGKTPTELAEALKSGLQPYVQEPRVTVIVREVNSSRVFVTGEVAHPGAYPLRGRVSLLQAIALAGGFTDFANSDGIVVIRTDGKGGQIPVRYSDLVSPDGESVILRPGDTVVVP, encoded by the coding sequence ATGGGAATGCGGCGCACGGGGTTCTGGACGGTGATGGGGATGCTCCTCCTGTCGGGTTGTGCTCACCAGCAGACGCTGAAGGTCGACAACGCGGATCAGCCCTACCGCATCGGCCGCGAGGACGTGCTCGACGTGAGCGTCTGGCGCGACTCGGAGCTGTCGCGCACGGTGCCGGTGCGTCCCGACGGCTTCATCTCCATTCCGATGGTGGGTGAGATTGAAGCCGCGGGCAAGACGCCCACGGAGCTGGCGGAGGCGCTCAAGTCGGGCCTCCAGCCGTACGTGCAGGAGCCGCGCGTGACGGTCATCGTCCGCGAGGTCAACAGCAGCCGCGTCTTCGTGACGGGCGAAGTGGCCCACCCGGGCGCCTACCCGCTGCGCGGCCGCGTGTCGCTCCTGCAGGCCATCGCGCTGGCCGGCGGCTTCACGGACTTCGCCAACTCCGACGGCATCGTCGTCATCCGCACGGACGGCAAGGGCGGGCAGATCCCGGTGCGCTACAGCGACCTGGTCTCCCCGGACGGCGAGAGCGTCATCCTGCGGCCGGGTGACACCGTCGTCGTCCCGTGA
- a CDS encoding GumC family protein, giving the protein MERGMTADQLLSALWRRKALVGAIAAAIFVLGAAIVMTRPSIYEASVVVRVEPQRPGEEMVQRTVSELIEQRLVTVRQELLARPVLQKAIEEMNLYPELVSDKGIEAAVEQMRKDLTVRVEGETAFELTYAGRDPQVVAQVANRLPAIFSEETLKIRQTQAARATDLFTEEMVAMGKAVSSWESKIARFKVDHLGELPEQMEMNMRGLERISAQLQTKSEELRSAEARRSDLARARNAADSEAGRLEATESGLSRTLTQAKTQWTPDHPEVKRMERELGDISAQRKDAEGRMYAERNERTRVATLITNIQKDIVDLQKQAEAYQARLNNTPRWAQELAVMNRDYEIARTKYQSVVSRKVEAEIAQELEAKSAKSLFNVISPAGVPSSPARPDRMTGLLIAALVALALGVLTGTVLEMRDDSLRDGTEVRERLTLPVLAVVPNMQGKTEKRILMPMAGSKNSVSSPTSLN; this is encoded by the coding sequence ATGGAGCGTGGGATGACGGCGGACCAGTTGCTTTCGGCGCTGTGGCGCCGCAAGGCCCTGGTGGGGGCGATCGCTGCAGCAATCTTCGTGTTGGGTGCGGCCATCGTGATGACCCGGCCGAGCATTTATGAAGCGTCCGTGGTGGTGCGTGTGGAGCCGCAGCGCCCTGGCGAGGAGATGGTCCAGCGCACGGTGAGCGAGCTCATCGAGCAGCGGCTCGTCACCGTCCGCCAGGAGCTGCTGGCGCGGCCGGTGCTCCAGAAGGCCATCGAGGAGATGAACCTCTACCCGGAGCTCGTGTCCGATAAGGGCATCGAGGCGGCGGTGGAGCAGATGCGCAAGGACCTCACCGTGCGCGTCGAGGGTGAGACGGCCTTCGAGCTCACCTACGCGGGCCGCGACCCGCAGGTGGTGGCGCAGGTGGCCAACCGCCTTCCGGCCATCTTCTCCGAGGAGACGCTGAAGATCCGCCAGACGCAGGCGGCCCGAGCCACCGACCTCTTCACCGAGGAGATGGTCGCCATGGGCAAGGCCGTGTCCTCCTGGGAGAGCAAGATCGCCAGGTTCAAGGTGGACCACCTGGGCGAGCTGCCCGAGCAGATGGAGATGAACATGCGCGGCCTGGAGCGCATCAGCGCCCAGCTGCAGACGAAGTCCGAGGAGCTGCGCAGCGCCGAGGCTCGCCGCTCGGACCTGGCCCGCGCCCGCAACGCCGCGGACAGCGAGGCCGGCCGCCTGGAGGCCACGGAGAGCGGCCTGTCCCGCACCCTCACGCAGGCCAAGACGCAGTGGACGCCGGACCACCCGGAAGTGAAGCGGATGGAGCGTGAGCTGGGTGACATCAGCGCCCAGCGCAAGGACGCCGAGGGCCGCATGTACGCCGAGCGCAACGAGCGCACCCGCGTGGCCACGCTCATCACCAACATCCAGAAGGACATCGTGGACCTCCAGAAGCAGGCCGAGGCGTACCAGGCGCGGCTGAACAACACCCCGCGCTGGGCCCAGGAGCTGGCGGTCATGAACCGGGACTACGAAATCGCCCGCACCAAGTACCAGAGCGTGGTGAGCCGCAAGGTGGAGGCGGAGATCGCCCAGGAGCTGGAGGCCAAGAGCGCCAAGAGCCTGTTCAATGTCATCTCGCCCGCCGGGGTGCCTTCCTCGCCTGCTCGCCCGGACCGCATGACGGGCCTGCTCATCGCCGCCCTGGTGGCCCTGGCGCTGGGTGTCCTCACCGGCACCGTCCTCGAGATGCGCGACGACAGCCTGCGCGATGGCACCGAGGTCCGTGAGCGCCTGACGCTGCCTGTCCTGGCGGTGGTCCCGAACATGCAAGGCAAGACGGAGAAGCGGATCTTGATGCCGATGGCTGGGAGCAAGAACAGCGTCTCCTCGCCTACTTCCCTGAACTAA